A genomic segment from Mus caroli chromosome 17, CAROLI_EIJ_v1.1, whole genome shotgun sequence encodes:
- the Ly6g5b gene encoding lymphocyte antigen 6 complex locus protein G5b, with the protein MRARELVGMLTMVGFALGKAPVARVRTCHLCLLEDPSLGCISGSEKCTISLPSPCMVITIYKNTTVRFHVRGCGQHHSYRCQERHMIYQSEYLYKADCCQYDYCNSWSSAQHQSTLYGSPGSQLGMPLSASQIKQFYQVLNLSLPQPGFHAHKVSEGLESLILPLELGLSIADLRQIYLFLNSSGLLVLPWDRP; encoded by the exons ATGAGGGCCCGCGAGCTTGTAGGTATGCTGACCATGGTGGGCTTTGCGTTGGGGAAGG CTCCAGTTGCCAGAGTCCGTACCTGCCACCTGTGCCTCTTAGAAGACCCTTCACTAGGCTGCATTTCTGGCTCAGAAAAGTGCACCATCAGCCTTCCATCGCCGTGTATGGTGATCACCATCTATAAAA ATACTACTGTTCGCTTCCACGTACGGGGCTGTGGACAGCATCATTCCTACCGATGTCAAGAAAGGCATATGATCTACCAATCAGAGTACTTGTATAAGGCCGATTGCTGCCAGTACGATTACTGCAACTCCTGGTCCAGTGCTCAGCACCAGAGCACCCTGTATGGGTCCCCAGGAAGCCAGCTGGGCATGCCCCTGTCAGCGTCTCAGATAAAACAGTTTTACCAGGTCCTgaacctctctctgcctcagcctggcTTCCATGCTCATAAGGTGTCTGAGGGTCTGGAGTCTCTCATTCTGCCCCTGGAGCTGGGCTTGTCCATTGCTGACCTGCGCCAAATATACTTGTTCCTCAATAGTTCAGGACTTCTGGTCCTTCCCTGGGATAGACCCTGA
- the Ly6g5c gene encoding lymphocyte antigen 6 complex locus protein G5c, translated as MLFMAGPAASWSLRPLGLHGVPQALCAVLLTVLVMKTLVLGDTKLEDLHPQSLPLNKYLHCYRCLLETEELGCLLGSDTCLTPLGSSCVTLNIKNSSGFNVMVSDCYSKEQMVHCSYTRASPVFGFWIFYQCCFLDFCNNPDNRKNSMH; from the exons ATGCTTTTTATGGCAGGCCCTGCAGCTAGCTGGTCCCTGAGGCCCCTGGGACTCCATGGCGTCCCCCAAGCCTTGTGTGCTGTCCTCTTAACAGTGCTGGTCATGAAGACCTTGGTTCTCG GCGATACCAAGCTTGAGGACCTTCACCCTCAGTCCCTTCCACTGAACAAGTACCTGCATTGCTACCGATGTCTGCTGGAGACAGAAGAGCTGGGGTGCCTCCTGGGGTCTGACACCTGCCTGACACCTCTGGGCAGCAGCTGTGTCACCCTGAACATAAAGAACA GCAGCGGTTTTAATGTCATGGTGAGTGACTGCTACAGCAAGGAGCAGATGGTTCATTGTTCATATACCCGTGCTTCCCCGGTGTTTGGCTTTTGGATATTCTATCAGTGTTGCTTCCTGGATTTCTGCAACAATCCGGACAACAGAAAGAATAGCATGCACTAG